One Brassica napus cultivar Da-Ae chromosome A1, Da-Ae, whole genome shotgun sequence genomic region harbors:
- the LOC106414146 gene encoding cytidine deaminase 1-like: protein MVKISPAVDVPLLLEPHNNHLTLLGITNGHVDSDLKVTALSAANRSYAPYSRCPTGVALVDCEGRVYRGWYMESAAYNPSLGPVQAALVDFVANGGGGGFKRIVGAVLVEKKDVVVRQEHTARMLLQVIAPKCDFEVFHCCG from the coding sequence ATGGTAAAAATAAGTCCGGCAGTAGACGTCCCTCTACTCCTCGAGCCACACAATAACCATCTCACTCTCTTAGGTATCACCAACGGTCATGTAGATTCTGATCTAAAGGTCACGGCTTTATCTGCTGCGAATAGATCCTACGCGCCGTACAGTCGGTGTCCGACGGGAGTGGCGCTGGTGGACTGCGAAGGGAGAGTGTACAGAGGATGGTACATGGAGTCGGCTGCTTATAATCCTAGCTTGGGGCCTGTGCAAGCAGCGTTGGTTGATTTCGTGGCGAATGGTGGAGGCGGAGGGTTTAAGAGGATCGTTGGAGCAGTGTTGGTGGAGAAGAAAGATGTGGTGGTGCGTCAAGAGCATACGGCGAGGATGCTTTTGCAGGTTATTGCTCCGAAATGTGATTTCGAGGTCTTTCATTGTTGTGGATAG